A region of Cherax quadricarinatus isolate ZL_2023a unplaced genomic scaffold, ASM3850222v1 Contig38, whole genome shotgun sequence DNA encodes the following proteins:
- the LOC138851159 gene encoding uncharacterized protein, translating into MCPKCAGFVAARKYAYDCGYNFKEVKEILKRKRNAHLLEMGKKASENRNLWRAFSAIEKQSIKIQGGGYYFVTLYFKECPTRDNKGIISGNWLKKHEGYLLLELFSKLIKPQN; encoded by the exons ATGTGTCCAAAATGTGCAGGTTTCGTTGCAGCACGTAAATATGCCTACGATTGTGGCTATAACTTCAAGGAGGTAAAAGAAATCCTAAAAAGAAAAAGGAATGCCCACCTACTAGAGATGGGCAAGAAGGCCAGCGAAAACAGAAATCTCTGGCGGGCCTTCAGTGCTATTGAAAAACAG AGTATCAAAATACAAGGTGGAGGATATTACTTTGTGACTTTATACTTTAAAGAATGTCCTACAAGAGACAATAAAGGAATCATCTCTGGAAACTGGCTCAAGAAACATGAGGGTTACCTTCTGCTGGAATTATTTTCCAAAT